One stretch of Schlesneria sp. DSM 10557 DNA includes these proteins:
- a CDS encoding cation acetate symporter → MIHNPSFLSVVVFGIFVAVTLGLSFYFAAKTKSAAGYFAAGGQIHWFVNGIAFAGDYLSAASFLGICGTIAFFGYDGFLYSIGFLAGWAVALFVVAEPLKRLGKYTFADALNSQYQSRGITLAAGISTLVVSIFYLIPQMVGAGSLIKPLLGFPHEVGVVMVGIVVVLIVATAGMVSTTYVQFIKGSLLVLFSGILTVMILNRGLKVDNSEAANSPQTMVIQADGTKRVNGLPHGVKEGQADLRPVGHISKLPDGKMETGPLNPISYLATLQHSEVVLWPKKESTSENGDKTITWSPQPTPGAKVLRPGNSPLFKGLQKDELFARLDFISLMLALFCGTASLPHILIRYYTVKNQAAARLSTVVGIGTIGIFYVLTLFLGLGAMTSGTLDLTDSNMAAPLLAKSFGETLFAVISAIAFTTVLGTVSGLIVAASGAVVHDLLSSVLQWDMRDHDKVRIGKLAAVIVGIIAIVLGILFKDMNAGFLVGWAFSVAASANLPSLVMLLFWSRTTKQGITAAIFVGLFSSLGWILLSADTFQKVYGYTADQAAALARVPFSQPGIVTIPLGFLTLIVVSLMTSGKRNNQADAA, encoded by the coding sequence ATGATTCACAATCCGTCCTTCCTGTCGGTCGTCGTCTTCGGGATCTTTGTCGCCGTCACGTTGGGATTAAGCTTTTACTTCGCTGCAAAGACGAAATCGGCCGCGGGTTACTTCGCCGCAGGAGGCCAGATTCACTGGTTCGTGAACGGGATCGCGTTTGCCGGTGACTACCTGTCGGCGGCGTCTTTTCTGGGGATTTGCGGGACAATCGCCTTCTTCGGGTACGACGGGTTTCTCTACTCGATTGGCTTTCTGGCTGGATGGGCCGTGGCGCTCTTTGTCGTCGCCGAACCCCTGAAGCGGCTGGGGAAATATACTTTCGCCGACGCACTGAACAGTCAGTATCAGTCCCGTGGAATCACTCTGGCGGCAGGCATCAGTACGCTCGTTGTCAGCATCTTCTATCTGATTCCCCAGATGGTCGGGGCGGGCTCACTGATCAAGCCGCTGCTGGGATTCCCGCACGAAGTGGGCGTCGTCATGGTCGGGATCGTCGTGGTACTGATCGTCGCTACGGCCGGTATGGTCAGCACGACCTACGTGCAGTTCATCAAGGGTTCGCTGCTGGTTCTGTTCAGTGGCATCCTGACCGTCATGATTCTGAACCGCGGCTTGAAAGTCGACAACAGCGAGGCCGCGAACTCGCCACAGACCATGGTCATTCAGGCGGATGGCACAAAGCGGGTGAACGGACTTCCTCATGGAGTGAAAGAAGGTCAGGCGGACCTGCGACCGGTCGGGCACATCAGCAAGCTTCCCGACGGGAAAATGGAAACCGGCCCGCTGAATCCCATTTCATACCTTGCCACGCTTCAGCACAGCGAAGTGGTGCTCTGGCCGAAGAAAGAATCCACATCGGAAAACGGTGACAAGACGATCACTTGGTCGCCCCAGCCGACACCCGGTGCCAAAGTGTTGCGACCGGGGAACAGCCCGTTGTTCAAAGGTCTGCAGAAAGACGAACTGTTCGCCCGACTCGACTTTATCTCGCTGATGCTGGCCCTCTTCTGCGGCACCGCTTCGCTGCCGCATATTCTGATTCGCTACTACACCGTCAAGAATCAGGCAGCCGCAAGACTGAGCACCGTGGTCGGGATCGGCACCATCGGCATCTTTTATGTCCTGACCTTGTTCCTGGGTCTGGGAGCCATGACCAGCGGGACACTCGACCTGACGGATTCCAACATGGCAGCCCCTTTGCTGGCCAAGAGCTTTGGAGAAACTCTCTTCGCCGTCATCTCGGCCATTGCCTTTACGACCGTGCTGGGAACGGTCAGCGGCCTGATCGTCGCCGCGAGCGGGGCAGTTGTTCATGATCTGTTGTCGAGTGTCCTGCAATGGGACATGCGCGATCATGACAAAGTTCGAATCGGAAAACTGGCTGCGGTCATCGTGGGAATCATCGCGATCGTCCTCGGGATCCTGTTCAAGGATATGAACGCGGGCTTCCTGGTCGGATGGGCGTTCAGTGTGGCCGCGTCCGCGAATCTCCCTTCGCTGGTGATGTTGCTGTTCTGGTCCCGCACCACCAAGCAGGGGATTACCGCAGCGATCTTTGTCGGGCTATTCAGTTCCCTGGGATGGATTCTTCTGAGTGCCGACACCTTCCAGAAGGTCTACGGATACACGGCCGATCAGGCCGCCGCCCTGGCCCGAGTCCCGTTCAGTCAGCCCGGTATCGTCACCATTCCTCTTGGCTTTTTAACACTGATTGTCGTGTCGCTGATGACGAGCGGAAAGCGGAACAATCAGGCGGATGCCGCATAG
- a CDS encoding helix-turn-helix domain-containing protein — MFEELLATSHSTLSSVDTYLPLDENQLARAAVTRLRTAPGSTISGTITVVYGAAGAGKTHLARWTLKELLRSRPRLRFVSTTVQDLCELMQLADERQSLAEFVEQCQELEVLVCEDLHWLETAPHLQPWFLMLIESLEASSTQILMTSRRSPGEIRWLDQRIVSRCHGGLCVLLPLAGVDSRVKLLQHWFQEWKLPILKPMSASAQFLAERLPVSPRDLKRAVQDLSELQSRKPAAIDVAYLQRWLSKSRRGPQLSFDSILIQVANEFGVEPDELRSRSRQQSLAIPRQAAMWLVRDLTGRPLEQIGAYFDRSHTTVSHSLSRLGELLPTVPSLRQQIQKLRRRLKEFPMEDCA, encoded by the coding sequence ATGTTCGAAGAGTTGCTCGCCACGAGCCACTCGACACTCAGCAGTGTCGATACGTATCTACCGCTGGATGAAAATCAGCTCGCCCGGGCCGCGGTGACGCGTCTTCGCACCGCGCCTGGCTCAACCATTTCCGGCACGATCACGGTCGTCTACGGTGCGGCAGGCGCCGGCAAAACTCATCTTGCCCGCTGGACATTGAAAGAACTTCTCCGTTCACGGCCTCGGCTGCGATTCGTCTCGACCACGGTGCAGGATCTCTGTGAGCTGATGCAACTGGCGGATGAACGCCAGTCTCTCGCCGAATTTGTTGAACAGTGTCAGGAACTCGAAGTCCTTGTCTGCGAAGACCTGCACTGGCTGGAGACGGCCCCCCACCTTCAGCCGTGGTTCCTGATGCTGATCGAATCCCTTGAAGCGAGCTCGACCCAGATCCTCATGACGTCACGGAGATCGCCCGGTGAAATCCGGTGGCTCGACCAGCGAATCGTCAGTCGCTGCCACGGAGGACTTTGCGTTCTGCTCCCTTTGGCGGGGGTCGACAGCCGGGTCAAACTGCTGCAGCACTGGTTCCAGGAATGGAAGCTGCCGATTCTGAAACCGATGTCCGCTTCGGCCCAGTTCCTCGCCGAACGCCTCCCTGTTTCCCCTCGTGACCTGAAGCGCGCTGTTCAAGACCTGTCCGAGCTTCAGTCGCGGAAGCCCGCTGCCATTGACGTGGCGTATCTGCAGAGATGGCTCTCGAAATCGCGCCGTGGTCCGCAACTGTCGTTCGATTCGATCCTGATTCAAGTTGCAAATGAGTTTGGAGTGGAGCCGGACGAACTCCGTTCACGCTCGCGCCAGCAGTCGCTCGCGATCCCCCGACAGGCGGCGATGTGGCTGGTCCGTGACCTCACCGGTCGACCGCTGGAGCAGATCGGCGCTTACTTTGATCGCTCGCACACGACCGTTTCGCACAGTCTGTCGAGACTGGGAGAGCTCTTACCGACCGTTCCCTCGCTTCGCCAGCAGATTCAGAAACTGCGGCGGCGACTCAAAGAATTCCCCATGGAAGATTGTGCATAA
- a CDS encoding DUF1570 domain-containing protein codes for MPNRSLLYIGGLLLLVHPAFADTFTVREDDGNLASVEARWVGEGQGSVAIERTDGRIEVIPQHQILKREAGPDPEPISCTEMARRLTERFGADKFRVYTDAPFVIGLVLSAPLPKQYEAKAAACLKKGAAFMSTVERVFLNFVNDLKIETEKPRYPLVLLIFETDDDFVRFTAEESGGRGLSAKSILGYYSGLTNRLVIRMSECHTFETPLHEAIHQQVYNRGLMQRLSAAPVWFNEGIATGFEGNGDKINGGPLRVSARYARAALKATTVDWDEVVSDDKAFRGDVLAGEAYAHAWSIHWFLVTRYRQQYVEYLKLLGQKPTLGVDDSATRLADFANTFGKPVGDLQAEFRVALEQTAKKQRVFLDEKPRVGHSLTQLNLAEVEMTALTNSTSSIPVVEGRMRNMSQIRPMSFLITIETNAGTYAEWYLPNVPPQKISPLPRQSTDKEMKGSPGGPAQTFRIKVRAAIPESEAGRLWQRGKFPVPEWTEN; via the coding sequence ATGCCAAACCGAAGTCTGCTGTACATCGGCGGTTTGCTGCTACTCGTCCATCCGGCGTTCGCGGATACGTTCACAGTCCGCGAAGATGACGGCAATCTGGCTTCCGTTGAAGCACGCTGGGTCGGTGAAGGGCAAGGCTCTGTGGCCATCGAGCGGACCGATGGCCGGATTGAAGTGATCCCGCAGCATCAGATTCTGAAGCGTGAAGCGGGTCCTGATCCCGAACCGATCTCCTGCACCGAAATGGCCCGCCGACTGACCGAAAGATTTGGTGCCGACAAGTTCCGTGTCTACACGGACGCCCCGTTTGTCATCGGACTGGTGCTGTCAGCCCCTCTGCCGAAACAGTATGAAGCGAAAGCTGCGGCCTGCCTGAAAAAAGGGGCTGCGTTCATGTCCACGGTCGAACGTGTGTTTCTCAATTTCGTCAACGACCTGAAGATCGAAACCGAAAAGCCACGGTATCCTTTAGTCCTGTTGATCTTTGAAACCGACGACGACTTTGTCCGATTTACGGCAGAAGAATCCGGGGGCAGGGGCCTCTCGGCGAAATCCATTCTGGGGTACTACAGTGGTCTGACGAATCGCCTGGTCATTCGCATGAGCGAATGTCACACGTTTGAGACTCCGCTGCACGAGGCGATTCACCAGCAGGTCTACAACCGTGGGCTGATGCAACGGCTGTCTGCTGCTCCGGTCTGGTTCAATGAAGGGATCGCGACCGGCTTCGAAGGAAACGGCGATAAAATTAACGGTGGCCCCCTGCGGGTGAGTGCCCGCTATGCGCGAGCGGCCCTCAAAGCCACGACGGTGGATTGGGACGAAGTCGTGTCCGACGACAAGGCTTTCCGAGGCGACGTGCTCGCGGGAGAAGCCTACGCTCATGCCTGGAGTATCCACTGGTTTCTGGTCACCCGCTATCGGCAGCAGTATGTCGAGTATCTGAAATTGCTGGGCCAGAAACCGACACTCGGGGTCGATGACTCGGCCACACGACTGGCCGACTTTGCGAACACCTTCGGAAAGCCCGTAGGTGATTTGCAGGCCGAGTTTCGCGTCGCACTCGAACAGACGGCGAAGAAACAGCGAGTTTTCCTTGATGAAAAACCTCGCGTTGGCCATTCGCTGACGCAGCTCAATCTGGCTGAGGTCGAGATGACAGCACTGACGAATTCCACATCCAGTATCCCCGTCGTGGAAGGACGCATGCGCAATATGTCACAGATTCGACCAATGAGCTTTCTCATCACGATTGAGACAAATGCGGGGACCTACGCCGAGTGGTATCTGCCGAATGTCCCGCCGCAGAAAATTTCTCCGCTCCCCAGGCAATCGACGGATAAGGAGATGAAAGGGAGCCCCGGAGGTCCGGCACAGACGTTTCGAATCAAAGTCAGAGCCGCCATCCCGGAGAGTGAGGCAGGGCGGCTCTGGCAGAGAGGCAAGTTTCCGGTTCCGGAATGGACCGAAAACTGA
- the lipA gene encoding lipoyl synthase yields MSTNLLNILPNDEPEVSRGRQRLPKWLKRPLPQAGMQFTTNVIADLRLETVCESAKCPNQTECWSQKTATFMILGNVCTRPCGFCSVLKGKTETVQADEPARVAEAAERLGLKYVVITSVTRDDLPDGGAEHFYQCVLAVRERTGARVEVLTPDFRGDRDAIHRVIESQPDVFNHNTETVPRLYHRVRRNARYQRTLDLLKQIKDEAPQMVTKSGLMLGLGETRDELLEVCTDLRNVGVDMLTLGQYLQPTPEHLPVERYVPPEEFDEIGQQMRQLGFTMVASGPFVRSSYHAGEMADDLQVH; encoded by the coding sequence ATGTCGACGAATCTTCTGAATATCCTGCCGAACGACGAGCCCGAAGTCAGTCGGGGCCGCCAGCGACTTCCCAAGTGGCTGAAGCGTCCGCTGCCGCAGGCGGGAATGCAGTTCACCACCAACGTCATCGCCGACTTGCGGCTGGAAACCGTTTGTGAAAGCGCCAAGTGCCCCAATCAGACGGAATGCTGGTCGCAGAAGACAGCAACATTCATGATTCTCGGCAACGTCTGCACGCGTCCGTGCGGCTTTTGTTCTGTGCTCAAGGGGAAGACCGAAACAGTGCAGGCGGACGAACCCGCCCGCGTTGCCGAAGCGGCAGAACGGCTCGGACTGAAGTACGTGGTCATCACCTCGGTAACCCGCGACGACCTGCCGGATGGGGGGGCCGAACACTTCTATCAATGTGTGCTGGCCGTGCGCGAGCGAACCGGCGCCCGGGTCGAAGTGCTGACGCCCGATTTCCGGGGTGACCGTGATGCCATCCATCGCGTCATCGAATCACAGCCTGACGTCTTCAATCACAACACGGAAACAGTCCCTCGGCTGTATCATCGGGTCCGTCGCAATGCCAGGTATCAGCGGACCCTGGACCTGCTGAAGCAGATCAAGGACGAAGCACCCCAGATGGTCACGAAAAGCGGTCTCATGCTGGGACTGGGTGAGACACGTGACGAACTGCTCGAAGTCTGTACCGACCTGCGCAATGTCGGTGTCGACATGCTGACGCTGGGTCAGTATCTGCAGCCGACTCCTGAGCATCTTCCGGTTGAACGATATGTTCCGCCCGAAGAATTCGACGAAATTGGACAGCAGATGCGGCAACTGGGCTTCACGATGGTCGCCAGCGGACCGTTTGTTCGATCCAGCTATCACGCGGGGGAAATGGCGGACGATCTCCAGGTTCATTGA
- a CDS encoding antibiotic biosynthesis monooxygenase: MVTVGMNYHVLPGKQQDFEEKFAAVIGALRAAPGHTNSTLWKDVSDDASYLITSEWSDEAAFQTFIRSDEFRAVTTWGKEQILSGRPQHKVYKH; encoded by the coding sequence ATGGTCACAGTTGGAATGAACTATCACGTCCTGCCTGGCAAGCAGCAGGATTTCGAAGAGAAGTTTGCCGCCGTCATCGGTGCGTTGCGGGCGGCCCCCGGACACACGAACTCGACGTTGTGGAAAGATGTCAGCGACGATGCCTCGTACCTGATCACCAGCGAATGGTCGGATGAAGCGGCCTTCCAGACATTCATCCGCAGCGATGAATTTCGCGCTGTCACCACCTGGGGTAAGGAACAGATCCTCTCAGGCCGTCCTCAGCACAAAGTCTACAAGCACTAA
- a CDS encoding lipoyl(octanoyl) transferase LipB, with protein MSTLDVFLLGTVDLASAMELQERLRADVAAGTGSRGAILLCEHPPCVTIGRDGSFADVLVEREELTARRMDVRWLNRGGGTFVHLPGQLAVYTILPLERMGMGLLQFRTALEKTLIATAADLKVPAERASDSPGALCRCGQFAFIGAAVRDWVSHGGMFINVSLPQEALDLIRWTHTETRVTTLAAQRTRPTAMSTVRESLARNLATALGSDSYHVYTGHPFLHRTTQKVYVYA; from the coding sequence ATGTCCACTCTGGACGTTTTTCTGTTGGGGACGGTCGACCTTGCGTCTGCGATGGAACTACAGGAACGATTGCGGGCCGATGTCGCTGCGGGAACAGGTTCGCGTGGAGCGATTCTGCTCTGCGAGCACCCCCCCTGCGTGACAATCGGTCGCGACGGAAGTTTCGCGGATGTGCTGGTCGAGCGCGAGGAATTGACCGCGCGTCGAATGGACGTCCGCTGGCTCAATCGCGGCGGTGGAACCTTCGTCCATCTTCCGGGTCAACTGGCTGTCTACACGATCTTGCCGCTGGAACGAATGGGGATGGGACTTCTGCAGTTTCGGACGGCACTGGAAAAGACTCTGATCGCCACGGCTGCCGACCTGAAAGTTCCCGCCGAGCGTGCCTCGGACTCGCCTGGTGCACTGTGTCGCTGCGGGCAGTTTGCCTTCATTGGTGCGGCCGTCCGCGACTGGGTCTCGCATGGTGGGATGTTTATCAACGTCTCGTTGCCGCAGGAAGCACTCGATCTGATCCGCTGGACTCATACAGAGACACGGGTGACGACGCTGGCTGCCCAACGGACGCGTCCGACCGCCATGTCGACCGTGCGGGAAAGTCTGGCCCGGAACCTGGCCACCGCGCTCGGCAGTGACAGCTATCATGTCTACACCGGGCATCCGTTCCTGCACCGGACTACACAGAAGGTTTATGTCTATGCCTAG
- a CDS encoding DUF1501 domain-containing protein, with the protein MQNHQHRAGVTRRELIQAGYSGLLGVGLTSVLGRRAQAAPASQTEAGRSPKSIIIVFLTGACSHHDTFDMKPDAPAEIRGEFRPIATTVPGYSICEHLPLLAARAGKYAVIRTLSHEDNNHLMSTHHVLTGQKQPGGFFDKVASRDDWPCYSSALSFLRRRDDGLPSGVNLPTFLREGPLTWPGQHAGFLGQSYDPWQITGDPNKPDFRVDALTLVQGMDVNHLGQRKLLLEELNRKQEQFAEVAQSLRLQKDQQLALNLLTSSRLGQAFELHRESDGVRDAYGRTTQGQSLLAARRLVEAGVPIVQVNMGRVQNWDHHGGIFPTLKQRMLPALDQCVSALLDDLESRGMLQETLVMMLGEFGRTPKINKDAGRDHWGPCFFGLFAGAGVQGGQVIGRSDVTGSYPATRGFSPDDVGATVYHLLGLPAEVEVEDRLGRRVLLNRGDVIESLFNGTSV; encoded by the coding sequence GTGCAAAACCACCAACATCGTGCCGGTGTGACACGACGAGAGCTGATTCAGGCTGGTTATTCGGGCTTGCTGGGAGTCGGTTTGACGTCCGTTCTGGGACGTCGAGCTCAGGCGGCTCCCGCTTCGCAGACCGAGGCTGGTCGATCACCCAAGTCCATCATCATCGTGTTTCTCACCGGGGCATGCAGTCATCACGATACGTTCGACATGAAGCCGGACGCCCCAGCCGAGATCCGGGGTGAATTCCGGCCGATTGCCACAACGGTCCCCGGTTATTCCATCTGCGAACACCTGCCGTTACTGGCCGCCCGTGCCGGGAAGTATGCCGTCATCCGGACATTATCACATGAAGACAACAATCATCTGATGTCCACGCATCACGTGCTGACCGGCCAGAAGCAGCCGGGCGGATTCTTCGACAAAGTGGCGTCACGCGATGACTGGCCCTGCTATTCGTCCGCGCTTTCCTTTCTGCGTCGTCGTGATGACGGTCTTCCTTCGGGCGTGAACCTGCCGACATTTCTGCGGGAAGGCCCCTTAACCTGGCCCGGTCAGCATGCCGGCTTTCTCGGTCAAAGCTATGATCCGTGGCAGATCACCGGGGATCCGAACAAACCCGATTTCCGGGTCGATGCGCTCACGCTCGTTCAGGGAATGGACGTGAATCATCTGGGCCAGCGCAAACTCCTGCTGGAAGAACTGAACCGCAAGCAGGAACAGTTTGCAGAGGTCGCTCAGTCGCTGCGGCTGCAGAAGGACCAGCAACTGGCGCTGAACCTGCTGACCTCCAGCCGGCTCGGTCAGGCGTTTGAACTCCACCGCGAAAGCGACGGGGTTCGTGATGCTTATGGCCGGACGACACAGGGGCAGTCGCTGCTGGCCGCACGACGACTTGTCGAGGCCGGTGTCCCGATCGTGCAGGTCAATATGGGCCGTGTTCAGAACTGGGACCATCACGGGGGGATCTTCCCGACTCTGAAACAGCGAATGCTGCCGGCGCTCGATCAATGTGTCTCGGCACTGCTGGACGACCTCGAGTCGCGAGGCATGTTGCAGGAGACGCTGGTGATGATGCTGGGGGAATTCGGTCGGACCCCCAAGATCAACAAAGACGCGGGGCGAGATCATTGGGGCCCCTGCTTTTTTGGTCTGTTTGCCGGCGCCGGTGTTCAAGGGGGACAGGTCATTGGCCGATCGGACGTGACGGGTTCTTATCCGGCAACACGCGGATTTTCTCCAGACGATGTCGGTGCTACGGTGTATCATTTACTGGGGCTGCCCGCAGAGGTCGAAGTGGAAGATCGTCTGGGCCGGCGTGTCTTGCTCAATCGGGGGGACGTTATCGAGTCCCTGTTCAACGGCACTTCCGTCTAG
- a CDS encoding DUF485 domain-containing protein has translation MLYDRVAFMAGLDHGSMHPKEVEDPAIAARNARYGMVLFLLYLAIYGGFVGLNAFRPDLMDWTPAWGLNLAILYGLALIVIAMILALAYCWLCRARPTNG, from the coding sequence GTGCTCTATGACAGGGTTGCGTTTATGGCAGGTCTCGATCATGGCTCGATGCACCCGAAAGAAGTCGAAGATCCGGCCATTGCCGCGCGGAACGCGCGTTATGGAATGGTGTTGTTCCTGCTTTATCTGGCCATCTATGGAGGATTTGTCGGACTCAACGCGTTCCGCCCCGACCTGATGGACTGGACCCCTGCATGGGGACTCAATCTGGCCATCCTGTATGGTCTGGCTCTGATTGTGATCGCGATGATCCTGGCTCTCGCCTACTGCTGGCTCTGTCGCGCCAGGCCCACCAACGGCTGA
- a CDS encoding HD domain-containing protein produces the protein MSREDDLALLHQYTDSDSLIKHMLAVEAACRAYARKFGEDEEKWGTVGLLHDFDYQRWPDPPDHPLKGAAILKEQCYSDEIIYAIKSHADYLTDCPRVSLLDKTLYACDELCGFITACALVRPGRLEGLTPSSVKKKLKQLSFAASIHREDITRGAADLGVELDEHIAFCIAALQPVAADLGLLPSSDPS, from the coding sequence ATGTCACGCGAAGATGATCTGGCCCTTCTTCACCAATACACGGACAGTGACAGTCTGATCAAACATATGCTGGCAGTCGAAGCCGCCTGTCGAGCGTACGCCCGCAAGTTCGGTGAGGACGAAGAGAAATGGGGTACCGTCGGACTGCTGCACGACTTTGACTACCAGCGCTGGCCTGACCCTCCTGATCATCCGCTCAAGGGAGCCGCCATCCTGAAAGAGCAGTGCTACTCGGACGAGATCATCTATGCGATCAAATCGCACGCCGATTATCTGACCGACTGCCCCCGTGTCTCGCTGCTCGACAAAACGCTGTATGCGTGCGACGAATTGTGCGGGTTCATCACCGCCTGTGCACTCGTTCGTCCCGGCCGACTGGAAGGCCTCACTCCCTCGAGCGTCAAAAAGAAACTGAAGCAGTTGTCGTTCGCCGCCTCGATTCACCGTGAGGACATCACCCGCGGCGCGGCCGATCTGGGAGTCGAACTCGACGAGCACATTGCCTTCTGTATCGCCGCGCTGCAGCCCGTCGCCGCAGATCTGGGGTTGCTGCCGTCCAGCGACCCCTCCTGA
- a CDS encoding sugar nucleotide-binding protein, whose protein sequence is MDKILVAGVNSVVGANLAEALSEQHSVVGVSFDSRVQLPSCEVETETSRKPAAIRELLERVQPGRVILCGAGADSSWDESRRPVASDLARAKAWIDAAHATECRLTLISSDAIFTGPWMFHAENSHSICPSPESMLLQQIEQHAAATSADSLIVRTHAIGWQSGSTFGWLETLLQELERGSVGSVDFARHGTPMLATDLADVLTKSWESGLVGTHHIAGAERVSPRKFALRLAAHFRLPTPACPIAGSLADRTVGFGCGETSLQTRKIRRALGIPMPLLDESLERLYQQHQNGYRARLSGQSAIRRVA, encoded by the coding sequence GTGGACAAGATTCTAGTGGCTGGGGTCAATTCGGTAGTTGGGGCCAATTTGGCCGAGGCCCTGTCAGAACAGCACTCCGTGGTTGGTGTTTCGTTCGATTCACGGGTTCAACTTCCTTCCTGCGAAGTGGAAACCGAAACTTCCCGTAAGCCCGCTGCCATTCGCGAACTGCTTGAGCGAGTGCAACCGGGTCGGGTGATTCTTTGCGGTGCAGGTGCCGATTCAAGCTGGGACGAAAGTCGGCGACCCGTGGCCTCCGACCTGGCTCGCGCCAAGGCCTGGATTGATGCAGCCCATGCCACAGAATGTCGCCTGACGCTCATCTCGTCGGATGCCATCTTTACGGGTCCCTGGATGTTTCATGCAGAGAACAGCCATTCGATCTGCCCCAGTCCGGAATCGATGCTGCTGCAGCAGATTGAGCAGCACGCGGCTGCCACCTCTGCAGACTCGCTGATTGTGCGAACCCATGCCATCGGCTGGCAGTCCGGGTCGACTTTCGGCTGGTTAGAGACTCTGCTTCAGGAACTGGAACGAGGCTCGGTCGGCTCGGTCGACTTTGCCCGTCACGGGACACCGATGCTGGCAACGGACCTGGCAGACGTTCTGACCAAGAGCTGGGAGTCGGGTCTGGTCGGCACCCATCACATTGCGGGAGCCGAACGCGTCAGCCCTCGCAAGTTCGCCCTGCGACTGGCGGCTCATTTCCGACTGCCAACGCCTGCATGTCCGATCGCAGGTTCGCTGGCCGACCGGACCGTGGGATTCGGTTGCGGAGAAACGTCGCTGCAGACGCGCAAGATCCGTCGGGCACTCGGCATTCCCATGCCACTGCTGGATGAAAGCCTGGAGCGCCTCTATCAGCAACACCAGAACGGCTATCGGGCTCGTTTGAGTGGCCAGAGCGCTATCCGCCGCGTTGCCTGA
- a CDS encoding NUDIX domain-containing protein, translating to MTTAKRIGIAVVEHHSRYLVGIRGPGSVLEGYAEFPGGKCEEDESPIECAVRECFEESGLVVIPERLLQRRQFEYPHGRVELYFVLCHPVGLVDALAQHQGFRWETLDDLRLLNFPEGNSEVLNLLS from the coding sequence ATGACTACTGCTAAACGAATCGGGATCGCCGTCGTCGAACATCATTCCCGTTACCTGGTCGGGATCCGGGGACCCGGATCCGTACTGGAAGGCTACGCGGAGTTCCCGGGCGGCAAGTGTGAGGAGGATGAGTCTCCCATTGAATGTGCAGTGCGCGAATGTTTTGAAGAGAGCGGTCTGGTCGTAATCCCCGAACGTTTGCTCCAGCGACGTCAGTTCGAGTACCCCCATGGGCGCGTCGAGCTCTACTTCGTGCTGTGCCATCCTGTGGGTCTGGTCGATGCACTGGCCCAGCACCAGGGTTTTCGGTGGGAAACACTCGATGACCTTCGGCTGCTCAATTTTCCGGAAGGCAATTCCGAGGTGCTCAACCTGTTAAGCTGA